One segment of Tamlana crocina DNA contains the following:
- a CDS encoding N-acetylglucosamine kinase, which translates to MILIVDSGSTKSDWIAVDYNGNKLLEKVRTEGLNPAILSESKLAKRIQKSDVLVENSPNVTHLYFYGAGCGTDNAKKLLTGVLKDLFPNAHVEVNEDTLAAVYSTINHPKEAAVVCILGTGSNCSYFDGEKLHQRVISLGYTLMDDASGNYYGKQLIRDYYYNHMPENIKVAFGSRYNMEADFIKNNLYKKPSPNAYLANFAEFMFLNKDSEYTINLIKKGIRLFVENMIMQYKEVLETTPVHFAGSIAYYAQEEIKQVAEEMGFIAGNFQRRPIDGLIPFHVENLKKHK; encoded by the coding sequence ATGATTTTAATTGTAGATAGTGGTTCTACAAAATCCGATTGGATTGCTGTAGATTATAACGGAAATAAACTATTGGAAAAGGTTCGTACAGAAGGCCTTAATCCTGCTATTTTAAGTGAAAGCAAATTGGCCAAGCGCATCCAAAAAAGCGACGTTTTGGTTGAAAATAGCCCGAATGTAACGCATCTTTATTTTTATGGAGCAGGATGTGGTACCGATAACGCCAAAAAGTTATTGACTGGGGTTTTAAAAGACCTTTTTCCTAATGCCCATGTCGAGGTGAATGAAGATACACTCGCGGCAGTTTATTCAACAATTAATCATCCAAAAGAAGCGGCAGTAGTTTGTATTTTGGGAACAGGATCGAACTGCAGCTATTTTGATGGCGAAAAACTGCACCAACGTGTAATTTCTTTAGGCTACACCTTAATGGACGATGCTTCAGGAAACTACTACGGTAAGCAGCTTATTCGTGATTATTATTACAATCACATGCCAGAAAATATAAAGGTGGCTTTTGGTAGTAGATACAATATGGAGGCCGATTTTATTAAGAACAATCTTTATAAAAAACCTAGCCCGAATGCGTATTTGGCCAATTTTGCTGAATTTATGTTTTTGAATAAAGATTCCGAGTACACCATAAACCTTATCAAGAAAGGCATCCGTCTTTTCGTCGAAAATATGATTATGCAATATAAAGAGGTGCTCGAAACAACACCTGTACATTTTGCGGGATCTATTGCTTATTACGCGCAAGAAGAAATTAAGCAAGTGGCCGAAGAAATGGGCTTTATTGCCGGTAACTTCCAGCGTAGACCAATTGACGGTTTAATACCCTTCCATGTTGAAAATTTAAAAAAGCATAAGTAA
- the pfkA gene encoding 6-phosphofructokinase, with translation MPVTIKKLAVLTSGGDSPGMNAAIRSVVRSCAYHGVECFGVYRGYEGLIEGDFECLDARSVKGIINKGGTMLKSARSQGFRTKEGRQQAYQNLLDAKIDGLVVIGGDGSFTGALIFNQEFGFPVMGIPGTIDNDIFGTTHTLGFDTALNTVVDAIDKIRDTASSHNRLFFVEVMGRDVGHIALNAGIAGGAEEILIPEEDLGLDRLVESLNKSRKSGKSSSIVIVAEGDKIGKNIFQLKDYVDENMEGYDVRVSVLGHMQRGGSPSCFDRVLASRMGVKAVESLLNGETNYMVGLLNSKMELTPLEQAIKGKTKINLELLRVSDIMST, from the coding sequence ATGCCAGTAACTATAAAAAAATTAGCTGTATTAACCTCGGGAGGAGATTCTCCAGGAATGAATGCAGCCATCCGTTCTGTTGTACGGTCATGCGCTTATCATGGCGTTGAATGCTTTGGAGTCTATCGAGGATACGAAGGGTTGATTGAAGGTGATTTTGAATGTTTGGATGCCCGAAGTGTAAAGGGGATTATTAACAAAGGAGGAACCATGTTGAAATCGGCAAGATCGCAAGGTTTCAGAACTAAAGAAGGTCGCCAGCAAGCTTACCAAAATTTATTGGATGCCAAAATTGATGGTTTGGTGGTTATTGGTGGAGACGGTTCGTTTACCGGAGCCCTTATTTTCAATCAAGAATTTGGTTTTCCGGTAATGGGTATTCCCGGTACTATTGATAACGATATTTTTGGAACAACCCATACTTTAGGTTTCGATACGGCTTTGAATACAGTTGTCGATGCCATTGATAAAATTCGAGACACGGCAAGTTCGCATAACCGATTGTTTTTTGTTGAAGTTATGGGGCGCGATGTGGGGCATATTGCTTTAAACGCGGGAATAGCTGGTGGAGCAGAGGAAATATTGATTCCGGAAGAAGACTTAGGATTGGATCGTTTAGTAGAGTCTTTAAATAAAAGTAGAAAATCTGGAAAATCGTCAAGTATTGTTATTGTGGCCGAGGGTGATAAAATTGGAAAAAATATCTTCCAGTTAAAAGATTATGTTGACGAAAATATGGAAGGCTACGATGTGCGTGTATCGGTATTAGGTCACATGCAACGTGGCGGTTCGCCATCTTGTTTTGATCGCGTTTTGGCGAGCAGAATGGGGGTAAAGGCGGTTGAATCGTTACTAAACGGTGAAACCAATTACATGGTTGGCCTCTTAAACAGTAAAATGGAACTAACGCCTTTAGAGCAGGCCATAAAAGGAAAAACTAAAATAAACTTAGAATTATTGCGTGTCTCAGATATTATGAGCACTTAA
- a CDS encoding nucleoside triphosphate pyrophosphohydrolase family protein — MKNKIEAVKAFHTAFKIGHRETPKADLGTEKNLLRYKLMREENEEYLEAANSNDLVEVADALGDMLYILCGTIIEHGLQHKIEEVFEEIQRSNMSKLGENGEPIYREDGKVLKGPNYFKPNIEAILDK; from the coding sequence ATGAAAAATAAAATAGAAGCCGTAAAGGCATTTCATACAGCATTTAAAATCGGGCACCGCGAAACCCCAAAAGCCGATTTAGGAACGGAGAAAAACCTGTTGCGCTACAAACTGATGCGCGAAGAGAACGAAGAATATTTGGAGGCGGCCAACAGCAACGATCTGGTTGAAGTAGCCGATGCCCTTGGAGATATGCTTTACATTTTGTGCGGCACTATTATCGAGCATGGCCTGCAACATAAAATTGAAGAAGTTTTTGAAGAAATACAACGTAGTAACATGAGTAAATTGGGAGAAAACGGTGAACCCATTTATCGTGAGGATGGCAAAGTACTAAAAGGCCCAAATTATTTTAAACCGAATATTGAAGCTATTTTGGATAAGTAA
- a CDS encoding response regulator transcription factor: MIRLAIAEDHQSLIDGIKLLLEYEDGISIVGTANDGQALLEIVGKKRPNVVLTDIRMPKTDGIEATRLIKNQYPEIYVLAFTMFDQLEAIQQMMDAGASGYILKNSSLEEVRQAIFAVAKGETYFDANINTNALNSEPSNKTKGVLTKRQIEILELIAQGKTSREIADQLFIGTHTVDTHRKNMARILGLQGKGELMRYALEKKYRF; this comes from the coding sequence ATGATACGATTAGCCATAGCCGAAGACCACCAATCGCTCATCGATGGCATTAAGCTGCTATTGGAATACGAAGACGGTATATCCATAGTGGGCACCGCCAACGATGGCCAAGCACTGCTTGAGATAGTGGGGAAGAAGCGCCCCAACGTAGTGCTTACCGATATCCGCATGCCTAAAACAGATGGCATTGAGGCCACAAGGCTAATAAAAAACCAATATCCAGAAATTTATGTTTTGGCCTTTACCATGTTCGACCAGTTGGAAGCTATCCAACAAATGATGGATGCCGGTGCCTCTGGGTACATCTTAAAAAACTCGTCGTTGGAAGAAGTGCGCCAGGCCATTTTTGCGGTAGCAAAGGGCGAAACTTATTTTGATGCCAACATCAACACCAATGCACTTAATTCTGAACCGAGCAACAAAACCAAGGGCGTACTCACCAAACGGCAAATTGAAATACTCGAACTGATCGCACAAGGGAAAACCTCGCGCGAAATTGCCGATCAGTTATTTATTGGCACACACACCGTAGATACCCACCGCAAAAACATGGCACGCATTTTAGGGCTTCAAGGCAAAGGCGAACTGATGCGTTATGCCCTGGAGAAAAAGTATAGGTTTTAA
- a CDS encoding TIGR01777 family oxidoreductase: MRILITGATGLIGQEIVKLCHEKDIEVHYLTTSKSKIENQENYKGFYWNPKDEYIDTQCFEGVDTIIHLAGATVAKRWTPAYKKTIINSRKNTTELLINNLKGENHQIKHVVSASAIGVYPDSLTNYYDQTFNQISPSFLGKVVHIWEKAVDAFSEVGVEVSKIRIGLVLSEKGGALPQMAKPIKLGVGAAFGSGKQWQSWIHITDLARMFLYVAENQLSGVYNGVAPNPVSNTDVTKTVAKVLKKPLFLPNIPQFFMKLVLGEMHILLFESQRVSSKTIQDKGFHYKFNYLEPALIDLLGTES; the protein is encoded by the coding sequence ATGCGCATTTTAATTACAGGAGCAACAGGATTAATCGGACAGGAAATAGTTAAGCTATGCCATGAAAAAGATATTGAGGTACACTATTTAACCACGAGTAAATCCAAAATTGAAAATCAAGAAAACTACAAAGGGTTCTATTGGAACCCGAAGGATGAATACATCGACACCCAATGTTTTGAAGGAGTAGATACAATTATCCATTTGGCGGGCGCAACGGTTGCTAAACGATGGACGCCCGCTTACAAAAAGACCATTATCAATAGCCGAAAAAACACCACAGAACTTCTAATAAATAATTTAAAAGGTGAAAATCACCAAATAAAGCACGTGGTTTCGGCCAGTGCCATTGGGGTATACCCCGATTCATTAACAAACTATTACGACCAAACTTTCAATCAAATTAGTCCGTCGTTTTTGGGCAAAGTGGTGCACATTTGGGAAAAAGCAGTCGACGCTTTTTCCGAAGTGGGTGTAGAGGTTTCGAAAATTAGGATTGGCTTGGTGCTTTCTGAAAAAGGTGGTGCTTTACCACAAATGGCCAAGCCCATTAAATTAGGCGTGGGTGCTGCCTTTGGTAGCGGCAAACAATGGCAATCGTGGATACATATTACAGATTTGGCACGAATGTTTTTATACGTTGCCGAAAACCAGTTAAGTGGTGTTTATAACGGGGTCGCACCTAACCCAGTAAGCAATACCGATGTTACCAAAACCGTAGCCAAGGTTTTAAAAAAACCTTTGTTTTTACCCAATATTCCCCAATTTTTTATGAAGTTGGTTTTGGGCGAAATGCATATTTTATTATTTGAAAGCCAGCGTGTCAGCTCGAAAACCATTCAGGATAAAGGTTTCCATTATAAATTTAATTATTTGGAACCTGCCTTAATCGATTTGCTGGGAACGGAGAGCTAA
- a CDS encoding branched-chain amino acid aminotransferase: protein MSTIIHDIEVLKAKTSKISEIDFDNLKFGHVFSDHMLECDFKNGEWLAPKVVPYQPITLDPSAKIFHYGQSVFEGMKAYKDADGKVWLFRPLDNFKRLNISSKRLAIPELPESYFMDGLKALLKVDEEWIPEKEGSSLYIRPFVFASGNGFHASPADEYKFIICTAPSGAYFSGEVKVLIEEKYSRSANGGVGFAKAGGNYAGQFYPTQLAVEKGYQQVIWTDDTSHEYIEEAGAMNIFVRIGDRLVTAPTSDRILDGITRKSIIELAKSENITVEVRKLSVKEVVEAAQNGSLKEMFGAGTAAVISPISGFGYKGNDYELPKLTEDSYASFLKKRITDIQTNKVEDPFGWRMEVK, encoded by the coding sequence ATGAGTACTATAATCCACGATATAGAGGTTTTAAAGGCTAAAACTTCTAAAATCAGCGAGATAGATTTCGATAATTTGAAATTCGGGCATGTTTTTTCAGATCACATGTTGGAATGCGATTTTAAAAACGGCGAATGGCTGGCCCCAAAAGTGGTGCCTTACCAACCTATTACGTTAGATCCTTCTGCCAAGATTTTCCATTATGGGCAGTCGGTTTTTGAAGGGATGAAAGCCTATAAAGATGCCGATGGAAAAGTCTGGTTGTTCCGTCCGTTGGATAATTTTAAACGTTTGAATATTTCCTCAAAGCGGTTGGCCATTCCAGAATTGCCGGAGAGCTATTTTATGGATGGTTTGAAAGCGTTGTTGAAAGTTGATGAAGAATGGATTCCCGAAAAAGAGGGCAGTTCGCTTTACATCCGTCCGTTTGTATTTGCCAGCGGAAACGGTTTCCATGCCTCGCCCGCCGATGAGTATAAATTTATTATTTGTACAGCGCCGTCTGGAGCATATTTTTCGGGTGAAGTAAAAGTACTTATTGAAGAAAAATATTCACGTTCGGCTAATGGAGGTGTTGGTTTTGCAAAAGCAGGAGGGAACTATGCTGGGCAATTTTACCCAACTCAATTGGCGGTTGAAAAAGGTTACCAACAAGTCATTTGGACCGACGACACCAGCCACGAATATATCGAGGAAGCCGGTGCAATGAATATTTTTGTTCGTATAGGTGATAGATTGGTAACCGCTCCAACAAGCGATAGGATTCTTGATGGAATTACTAGAAAGAGTATTATTGAGTTGGCAAAATCGGAAAACATCACAGTTGAAGTTAGAAAATTAAGTGTAAAAGAAGTGGTTGAAGCGGCCCAAAACGGTTCTCTTAAAGAGATGTTTGGCGCCGGAACCGCTGCGGTAATTTCGCCTATTTCTGGTTTTGGCTATAAGGGTAACGATTACGAATTACCAAAATTAACTGAAGATTCGTATGCGAGTTTCCTTAAAAAACGTATTACTGATATACAGACCAATAAAGTTGAAGACCCTTTTGGATGGCGAATGGAGGTGAAGTAA
- the gap gene encoding type I glyceraldehyde-3-phosphate dehydrogenase, translating to MSKLKIGINGFGRIGRIAFRVAASRPEIEIVGINDLLDVEHLAYLLKYDSVHGRFDGTVDIKDGNLVVNGNEIRITAERNPEDLKWDAVGAEVVLDCTGIFTTLDKAQAHITAGAKKVAISAPSADAPMFVMGVNHDKITAADTIVSNASCTTNCLAPLAKVINDNFGIVEGLMTTVHATTATQMTVDGPSRKDWRGGRSALANIIPSSTGAAKAVGKVIPELNGKLTGMAFRVPTPDVSVVDLTVRTEKSASWDEVKAALKKASETDLKGVLGYTEEAVVSQDFVSESLTSVFDAGASIALNDNFLKLVSWYDNEFGYSTKLIDLAQHISKI from the coding sequence ATGTCAAAATTAAAAATTGGAATTAACGGATTTGGAAGGATAGGTAGAATTGCTTTTAGAGTAGCAGCTTCTAGACCAGAGATTGAAATAGTAGGAATCAACGATTTATTGGACGTTGAGCACTTAGCATATTTACTGAAGTACGATTCAGTACACGGTCGTTTTGACGGTACTGTTGATATTAAAGATGGAAACTTAGTAGTTAACGGAAACGAAATCCGGATCACTGCAGAGCGTAACCCAGAAGATTTAAAATGGGATGCTGTAGGAGCAGAGGTTGTTTTAGATTGTACAGGTATTTTCACAACTTTAGATAAAGCGCAAGCTCACATTACTGCTGGTGCTAAAAAAGTAGCTATATCTGCACCATCTGCCGATGCTCCAATGTTTGTAATGGGTGTAAACCACGACAAAATTACTGCTGCTGATACTATCGTATCTAACGCTTCTTGTACAACTAACTGTTTAGCACCATTGGCTAAAGTAATCAACGATAACTTCGGAATTGTTGAAGGTTTAATGACTACCGTTCACGCTACAACGGCAACCCAAATGACGGTTGATGGTCCTTCAAGAAAAGATTGGAGAGGTGGTCGTAGCGCATTGGCTAACATCATCCCTTCTTCAACAGGTGCTGCTAAAGCAGTAGGTAAAGTAATTCCAGAATTGAACGGAAAATTAACAGGTATGGCATTTAGAGTGCCAACTCCAGATGTATCTGTAGTAGATTTAACCGTAAGAACTGAAAAATCCGCGTCTTGGGATGAAGTAAAAGCAGCGCTTAAAAAAGCTTCAGAAACCGATTTAAAAGGTGTTCTTGGTTACACTGAAGAGGCTGTAGTATCTCAAGATTTCGTTTCAGAATCATTAACTAGTGTTTTCGATGCAGGAGCAAGTATTGCTTTAAATGATAATTTCCTTAAATTAGTATCTTGGTACGATAATGAATTTGGGTACTCTACTAAATTGATTGACTTAGCTCAACACATTAGTAAAATTTAA
- a CDS encoding ATP-binding protein encodes MDSAQKLYLKQDYEKAIRFLEGGLKSHSLVPAEKNKIFIELFKNSYWIDKEASKQYLYKSKKNYAVLPNFDKANLDYCFGNIHRLLKTHPDSSIYYFLSALKLLDGNDLASMQLKSKVYQKTAIVYAQINKQDKNYYYLKKNNNQLEALKDTANLVYNHNNLGTYFSTTNQKDSAIFYYKKAFSTNPNSSISGSVLQNIGGIYLGQMNEIDSAEAYFDKALNHKISKEGMASLYFNKGVISKIKNDSASSVKYYMQAKKYADSTGNIKMQSFIFEDLANYYETLKNYREALYNRKKFEVLNDSLNSIELLKKIEEYSIKFETEKKERENLELKIKVEKEQQKRNIYLSVAFALLVFGGTTAFLIQKNTRKKQKLAEQEKALETQKLATVLKEQELLSIDAMIEGQEKERQRIANDLHDDLGGLMATVKLHFNALKDKQTPELYNKTTNLLDEAYQKIRSIAHAKNSGVIAKQGLLRAVQDMASKISDANQLAIEVIDHGLENRMENSLELAIFRMIQELVANVIKHANATEATIHLTNHDDSLNIMVEDNGKGFNPSQITTINKGMGLSSIDKRVEFLDGKMTIESETNKGTTIIIDIPI; translated from the coding sequence ATGGACAGTGCCCAAAAACTGTACTTAAAACAAGACTATGAAAAGGCAATAAGGTTTTTGGAGGGTGGCCTAAAAAGCCATTCGTTAGTGCCTGCCGAAAAAAATAAAATCTTCATCGAGCTATTTAAAAACAGCTATTGGATCGATAAAGAAGCTTCAAAGCAGTATTTGTACAAATCAAAAAAAAACTATGCCGTTTTACCAAATTTCGACAAAGCCAATTTAGATTATTGTTTTGGCAACATCCACAGGTTGCTTAAAACACACCCCGATTCATCTATTTACTATTTTTTATCGGCATTGAAACTTTTAGATGGTAACGATTTGGCTTCTATGCAATTAAAATCTAAAGTGTATCAAAAAACAGCCATAGTATATGCGCAGATAAACAAACAGGACAAAAATTACTACTACCTGAAAAAAAACAACAACCAATTAGAGGCATTGAAAGACACGGCCAATTTAGTGTACAACCACAATAACTTAGGAACCTACTTTAGCACCACCAACCAAAAGGATTCGGCTATATTCTATTATAAAAAGGCGTTCAGCACCAACCCCAATTCCAGTATAAGCGGATCTGTTCTGCAAAATATTGGAGGCATTTATTTGGGGCAAATGAACGAAATAGACTCAGCAGAAGCCTATTTCGATAAAGCACTTAACCACAAAATAAGTAAAGAAGGCATGGCCAGTTTGTATTTTAACAAAGGCGTAATCAGTAAAATAAAAAATGATTCAGCATCAAGTGTTAAATATTACATGCAAGCCAAAAAGTACGCAGATTCTACCGGAAACATAAAAATGCAATCATTCATTTTTGAAGATTTGGCAAACTATTACGAAACACTTAAAAATTACAGAGAAGCGTTATACAACAGAAAAAAATTTGAAGTTTTGAACGATTCGCTAAACAGTATCGAGCTGTTGAAAAAAATAGAAGAATACAGTATAAAATTTGAAACAGAAAAAAAAGAACGGGAAAACTTAGAATTAAAAATAAAAGTAGAAAAAGAACAACAAAAAAGGAACATTTATCTTTCAGTGGCTTTTGCCCTTTTGGTTTTCGGCGGTACCACGGCCTTCCTCATCCAAAAGAACACCCGTAAAAAACAAAAACTGGCAGAACAGGAAAAAGCCCTCGAAACCCAAAAACTGGCCACCGTTTTAAAAGAACAGGAACTGTTAAGCATCGATGCCATGATCGAGGGACAGGAAAAAGAACGCCAGCGCATAGCCAACGATCTGCACGACGATCTGGGCGGCCTTATGGCCACTGTAAAGCTGCACTTCAATGCACTAAAAGACAAGCAAACCCCCGAACTGTACAACAAAACCACTAACCTTTTAGACGAAGCCTACCAAAAAATACGCAGCATTGCCCATGCCAAAAACTCTGGCGTTATCGCCAAACAAGGGCTGTTAAGGGCAGTACAAGATATGGCCAGCAAAATTTCGGACGCCAACCAACTGGCCATCGAGGTGATTGACCACGGACTTGAAAACCGAATGGAAAACAGTTTGGAACTTGCCATTTTTAGGATGATACAAGAACTCGTGGCCAACGTTATAAAGCACGCCAATGCCACCGAGGCCACCATACACCTAACCAACCACGACGACAGCCTGAATATTATGGTTGAAGACAACGGCAAGGGCTTTAACCCCAGCCAGATAACCACAATAAACAAAGGTATGGGCTTGAGCAGTATTGATAAAAGGGTGGAATTTCTGGACGGTAAAATGACCATAGAGTCTGAAACGAACAAAGGCACCACCATAATAATTGATATACCCATTTAG
- a CDS encoding ATP-binding cassette domain-containing protein: protein MSTRHVAYYISNSANKQQLIDELLSGERYKPLSGLKGSLFSEITVNKFIDKEKRHDDFSVLTDTKNSLEHSSQGERKKALLRYLINQNPDYIIVDNVFDSLDVATQANISNTLKDLSQTKPIIQITSRKRDILPFIKTIYTFKNGEFVKADGELKTDDKNYFVNDLPEPEHVPTEVFNPLVKFNKVNVAYGGRTIVKDICWEIKPGEFWQLVGPNGSGKSTLLTLISGDNPKAYNQDVFLFGMKKGTGETVWDIKSNIGHYTSEMLRGFRRLDSIEKMILSGFFDSIGLYKYPTERQVHIAHRWLKLIGLYDKKDKDFVFLSAGHKRLVLIARAMVKHPPLLILDEPTNGLDDADAKIFSQLINKISEESRTAILYVSHRKEEHINPHFTYQLTPSETGSTGQQV from the coding sequence ATGTCGACAAGGCATGTAGCTTACTATATTTCTAATAGTGCCAATAAGCAACAGCTTATTGATGAACTTTTATCTGGTGAGCGGTATAAGCCGCTCTCTGGTTTAAAGGGGAGTTTGTTTTCTGAAATTACAGTCAATAAATTTATAGATAAAGAAAAGCGGCACGATGATTTTAGTGTACTTACCGATACTAAAAATAGCCTAGAGCATTCATCGCAAGGCGAGCGCAAAAAAGCCCTGCTCAGGTATTTAATCAATCAAAACCCCGATTATATTATTGTAGATAATGTATTCGATAGTTTAGATGTAGCCACACAAGCCAACATTTCCAATACGCTCAAGGATTTAAGCCAAACCAAACCCATCATTCAAATAACCAGCAGAAAGCGAGATATTCTTCCGTTTATAAAAACGATTTATACTTTCAAAAACGGCGAATTCGTAAAAGCGGATGGTGAATTGAAAACCGATGACAAAAATTATTTTGTAAACGATTTACCCGAGCCCGAACATGTTCCAACAGAAGTGTTCAATCCGTTGGTTAAATTCAACAAGGTAAACGTAGCCTATGGGGGGCGCACCATTGTAAAGGATATTTGTTGGGAAATAAAACCAGGGGAATTTTGGCAATTGGTAGGACCTAATGGATCGGGAAAAAGCACATTACTCACCTTAATTTCGGGAGATAACCCCAAAGCCTATAACCAAGATGTTTTTTTGTTCGGAATGAAAAAGGGCACCGGAGAAACGGTTTGGGATATTAAAAGCAATATAGGCCATTACACCTCCGAAATGCTTCGTGGTTTCAGGCGATTGGATTCCATCGAAAAAATGATTCTTTCTGGTTTTTTTGATTCCATCGGACTCTATAAATACCCCACCGAAAGACAAGTTCATATTGCTCACCGATGGCTAAAACTCATTGGGCTGTATGATAAAAAAGATAAAGATTTTGTGTTTCTTTCTGCTGGTCACAAACGTTTGGTGCTCATTGCCCGCGCTATGGTAAAACATCCGCCATTGCTTATTCTGGATGAACCTACCAACGGACTCGATGATGCCGATGCCAAAATATTTTCGCAACTCATCAATAAAATATCAGAAGAAAGTCGCACGGCCATTCTATATGTGTCGCACCGAAAGGAAGAGCACATCAATCCACATTTTACCTATCAGCTAACGCCATCAGAAACGGGGTCTACTGGGCAACAGGTGTAG
- the mnmD gene encoding tRNA (5-methylaminomethyl-2-thiouridine)(34)-methyltransferase MnmD — protein MKREIIVTADGSTTIHIPEWNEQYHSKHGAIQEAYHVFIKHGLHYCNERYHSKNVILSPQNVTSSEVEKSYNSGFDRISILEIGFGTGLNTFITLLEAEKLNQNINYVGVEAYPVLGDHISKLNYTQELKAENSASIFKKIHDITWGENHHITDSFSLTKRQQFFSEIDDESCFDLIYFDAFGARVQPELWTEEIFKHMYNALKPNGVLVTYSAKGSVRRAMQSVGFLVEKLPGPPGKREMLRAWKEA, from the coding sequence TTGAAAAGAGAAATAATCGTTACGGCTGATGGTTCTACCACCATCCACATCCCCGAATGGAACGAACAGTACCACTCCAAGCACGGCGCCATTCAAGAGGCATACCACGTCTTTATAAAACATGGTTTGCACTATTGCAACGAAAGGTATCATTCTAAAAATGTTATACTATCACCACAAAATGTCACTTCGAGCGAAGTCGAGAAGTCTTACAACTCAGGTTTTGATAGAATTTCAATTCTAGAAATCGGTTTCGGCACAGGTTTAAACACTTTTATCACCCTTTTGGAAGCCGAAAAATTGAACCAAAACATTAATTATGTTGGGGTTGAAGCTTACCCTGTTTTAGGGGATCACATCTCAAAACTGAATTACACACAAGAATTAAAAGCCGAAAATAGCGCTTCTATTTTCAAAAAAATCCATGATATTACTTGGGGAGAAAACCATCATATTACAGACTCCTTTTCACTGACCAAACGGCAACAATTCTTTTCTGAAATTGATGATGAATCCTGTTTCGACTTAATTTATTTTGATGCCTTTGGGGCACGTGTTCAACCAGAATTATGGACGGAAGAGATTTTTAAACATATGTACAACGCCTTAAAACCTAACGGTGTTTTGGTGACGTATTCGGCTAAAGGCAGTGTTCGCCGAGCCATGCAAAGCGTTGGCTTTTTGGTTGAAAAGTTGCCCGGCCCACCTGGAAAACGTGAAATGTTACGCGCTTGGAAAGAAGCGTGA
- a CDS encoding DUF4920 domain-containing protein: MKPITVFVFCAFTLLSCKNKTKQVPEIPQSISETNYQSFGKTIVPDDAVAATSMAAHYKTMSVGDSINSKIKAKVNSVCQTKGCWMQLDLENGNEVMVKFKDYGFFVPKDIAGKEIIVNGKAFVNEVPVEELRHYAQDAGKTEEEIAKITTPKRTLSFEADGVLLIN; this comes from the coding sequence ATGAAGCCCATAACCGTCTTCGTTTTTTGTGCATTCACATTACTATCTTGCAAAAATAAAACCAAACAAGTTCCTGAAATACCGCAAAGCATTTCAGAAACCAATTATCAATCCTTCGGAAAAACCATTGTTCCAGACGATGCTGTAGCCGCGACTTCCATGGCAGCGCATTATAAAACGATGTCTGTGGGCGATAGCATCAATTCTAAAATTAAAGCCAAAGTGAACAGTGTGTGCCAAACCAAAGGTTGCTGGATGCAGTTGGATTTGGAAAACGGCAACGAAGTGATGGTGAAGTTTAAAGACTACGGATTTTTTGTACCGAAAGATATTGCCGGAAAAGAAATCATCGTAAACGGTAAGGCTTTTGTAAACGAGGTTCCGGTTGAAGAATTACGTCATTATGCCCAAGACGCCGGAAAAACGGAAGAAGAAATTGCCAAAATCACAACACCAAAGCGCACTCTTTCATTTGAAGCTGACGGTGTTTTATTGATAAACTAA